From Bacteroidota bacterium:
AAGAATTTAGGTTGCGATTTTGTTCGCAATGAAAGTTAGAATCAATTATAGACGAGAGATTCACGGTTTAAATTAGCCGTGAATTTAAACATCTACTCGTAAATTCTCTAATTATAAAGATTAATTATTTACTTCTGTGGTAGAATATTTCATCATAAACTCTTCTGCTTTTTCTACCATTTCTGCACTGCCTATAAATAATGGATTTCGTTGATGCAGCGATTTTGGCATTACTTCAAGTACTCTTGTAAATCCATCCGTTGCTTTTCCTCCGGCTTGTTCTAGTATAAAAGCTAGTGGATTGCATTCGTATAATAAGCGCAGCTTGCCTTTGGGCGATGATGAGGTAGTTGGATAAATGAATATTCCGCCATAAATTAAGTTTCTGTGAATATCAGCTACCGCGGAGCCTATGTAGCGGCTAGAGTAGGGGCGACTTGTTTTTTTGTCCTCTTCTTGACAGTATTTGATGTATTTTTTTACTCCGTCCGGAAAATGTATGTAATTACCTTCGTTAATAGAATATATTTTCCCGTTTTTAGGAGTTTGCATATTTGGGTGAGATAAACAAAACTCCCCAATTGATGGATCTAGTGTAAAGCCATTAACGCCTTTCCCTGTGGTATAAACAAGCATTGTAGAGGACCCGTAAATAATATATCCTGCAGCAACTTGTTCCGTGCCTTGTTGTAAAAAATCTTCTAAAACTCCCGGTCCGGAAAGAGATGTGCGTCTGTATATCGAAAAAATTGTGCCTACAGAAACATTTACATCAATATTGGACGACCCATCCAATGGGTCCATTGCTACAATATATTTAGCATTTTTTGATTGATGATTGTCTATTTGTATAATGTCCTCGTTTTCTTCTGATGCAATAGCACAACACTCGCCACCAACGGTAAGGGCTGCAATAAACTGTTCATTTGCAAAAACATCTAGTTTTTTTACATTTTCGCCTTGTACATTGGTTTCTCCAACCTCTCCTAATATGTCAGCCAAACCGGCTTTGTTTACTTCTCTGTGTACAATTTTTGCGGCTATGCCAATATCTCTTAATAAACGAGAAAGCTCTCCTTTTGAATATGGGAAATCAGCTTGTTTTTCAATAATAAATTGACCCAATGTTTTTACTTTACTCATAGCTTTATTATTTTTTCAACCTCTAAATATCTTAATTTTTTTAATTGAAACGCAATATTGTTATTTACATTCTATTCACAATTAAATAGTACCTAGGCAGTAGAAAATTTTGAGAGAAGCACACTAGCTGTCATCTTACTGGGTATTTCTGTAACCTCAATTGGCAAGTATAGTACCTACAAGCATTACTCTATACCTCGCTCTGTGAAGCAGTAAGGCTTGTAGCCCAGTACCCCAGTACGCGCTAAGCTGAAGCAATGCCTGTGTGTCAGAGCTTAGTGTGAAACAATTATTGTAAGCTCTGCTTACCTCTTTTAATGTGCCCCCAGCACGCGTTAATCTAAAGTTCAGAACCGAGTGTTAGGGCTTAGTGTGAAGCTATTATTGAAACACATATTGTAAGCTGCTCTTACTTTTTATATTTTTATTTTCATGTCCGAAAGATATAAAACACATAGCGATGGGTTATACTTTGTAAGTTTTAGTGTAGTTGGATGGATAG
This genomic window contains:
- the fbp gene encoding class 1 fructose-bisphosphatase; amino-acid sequence: MSKVKTLGQFIIEKQADFPYSKGELSRLLRDIGIAAKIVHREVNKAGLADILGEVGETNVQGENVKKLDVFANEQFIAALTVGGECCAIASEENEDIIQIDNHQSKNAKYIVAMDPLDGSSNIDVNVSVGTIFSIYRRTSLSGPGVLEDFLQQGTEQVAAGYIIYGSSTMLVYTTGKGVNGFTLDPSIGEFCLSHPNMQTPKNGKIYSINEGNYIHFPDGVKKYIKYCQEEDKKTSRPYSSRYIGSAVADIHRNLIYGGIFIYPTTSSSPKGKLRLLYECNPLAFILEQAGGKATDGFTRVLEVMPKSLHQRNPLFIGSAEMVEKAEEFMMKYSTTEVNN